Within the Verrucomicrobiia bacterium genome, the region CGACGCAGGGCGTCACGCACTGTGGCGGCCGTTTCGTAATCTTCGCGAGAGACAGCAGCGTTTAGCTCTTCTTCCAGCTTCTCCAGTTCGGAGCGGGGCTTTTGCAGGCGGACCTGCTCATGCCAGTCACGCAGGGCGCTCAGTTCGCCGCTGGATTCCAGCAGGTCTTCGCGCTGGTGATCGCGGTAAAACGTGGTGAGTTGCTCGATGGCTTCCTCGATGGCCGCAACAGCTTCTTCGTGATTCTCTTTGGCGATGGCCGCTTCACCGGTGGCACGCGTGCGCATCAGGATGAGTTGCGGGACGAATTGCTTCACTGACCAGGCCATTTCATCCGTTTCAGCGAACTCATCGACGAAATCGAATACTTCCAGATTGCGGTCAGCATCACGCAACACGCCATCAAAGTCTTTCAATTGATACAGGCAGATGTAGCGGTGATGATACTGTATTGCCTCCTGCTGGAGTTTGGAGCAATCCTCGGCATTTAGGACGAAATCTGTGTCATCACCGTTGT harbors:
- a CDS encoding UvrB/UvrC motif-containing protein; this encodes MSFDISHLLSKWDYKPGEISVRRIKGRDEQEKIQLRVDLGILQMNAEGRPDGKQPFGHESLLEYYIDRLEKFRTEHNGDDTDFVLNAEDCSKLQQEAIQYHHRYICLYQLKDFDGVLRDADRNLEVFDFVDEFAETDEMAWSVKQFVPQLILMRTRATGEAAIAKENHEEAVAAIEEAIEQLTTFYRDHQREDLLESSGELSALRDWHEQVRLQKPRSELEKLEEELNAAVSREDYETAATVRDALRRLKETPKQQK